A stretch of Ipomoea triloba cultivar NCNSP0323 chromosome 11, ASM357664v1 DNA encodes these proteins:
- the LOC115996105 gene encoding uncharacterized protein LOC115996105 gives MDKSWMHASRISRKYDDGVKEFLDFAKRRLPNNNGSYTKWIWHGEGGERTSTSNTYVDNEANEDDESEDRLNEMFRDVGEEFTDRSNELDELLTGNGWSDKSFTALLGLLKDMLPEDNELPKNTYDAKKILCPMGIEYEKIHACPNDCILFRNDYKELHVCPICGASRYKPREHVVGKTSLKGPPAKVLWYLPILPRFKHMFSNPSDAKNLTWHVDKRISDGKLRRLADSPQWKTFDNAFPEFGYESRNLRLGLCTDDLKKLWDEGVLVFDAYRKENFKLQAMLFCTINDFPAYGNLSGYSVKEHKACPICEENTCYYQLVHGRKTVYMGHRRFLDRFHPYRRLKKAFNGQQDYTNAPQPLIGIEVYERVQGINVTFGKTQKLISQRDIKGKTKDGLNARLDLIEMNIRVIVTYIEQLKRMSKLTIESAVQKSSSVDKIIVDPTSLSPLCQKAYKVAQKLEQNLVVHMSRGIVGDIEYDVYLEKLEIMRFLNMETMDISCLQFFIRYKFFAIICL, from the exons atggataaaagttggatgCATGCTTCTCGGATTAGTAGGAAATATGATGATGGAGTTAAAGAATTTTTGGACTTTGCAAAACGTCGTCTTCCGAATAATAATGGGAG ttatacaaaatggatatggcatggtgaagGGGGGGAAAGAACTAGTACATCTAACACTTATGTTGACAAcgaagcaaatgaagatgatgagtctgAAGATCGGTTGAATGAAATGTTTCGCGATGTTGGAGAAGAGTTCACCGATCGATCAAATGAGTTAGATGAATTATTAA CTGGAAATGGATGGAGCGACAAGAGTTTTACAGCTTTACTTGGGTTATTAAAAGATATGCTTCCAGAAGATAATGAACTTCCAAAGAATACATATGATGCCAAGAAAATTCTGTGTCCCATGGGTATAGAGTATGAAAAGATACATGCTTGTCCTAACGATTGCATATTGTTTAGGAATGATTACAAAGAATTGCATGTATGTCCAATCTGTGGGGCATCTCGATACAAACCAAGAGAGCATGTTGTTGGTAAGACAAGTTTAAAAGGGCCACCAGCTAAAGTTTTGTGGTATCTCCCAATTCTTCCAAGATTTAAGCATATGTTTTCAAATCCAAGTGACGCGAAAAACTTAACATGGCATGTAGATAAAAGAATATCTGATGGAAAGCTTCGGCGCCTTGCTGATTCTCCTCAATGGAAAACCTTTGATAATGCTTTTCCTGAATTTGGCTATGAGTCTAGAAATCTTAGACTTGGACTTTGTACTGATG ACTTGAAAAAATTGTGGGATGAAGGTGTGCTAGTGTTTGATGCATACCGGAAAGAGAATTTTAAGTTGCAAGCTATGCTTTTCTGCACAATCAATGACTTTCCAGCTTATGGAAACCTGTCTGGGTATAGTGTCAAAGAACATAAGGCATGCCCTATTTGTGAAGAGAACACATGCTATTATCAACTTGTTCATGGTAGAAAGACAGTTTACATGGGTCACCGGAGGTTTCTTGATAGATTTCACCCTTATAGGAGATTAAAAAAGGCTTTCAATGGGCAACAAGACTATACAAATGCTCCACAACCACTGATTGGGATTGAAGTTTATGAACgtgtccaaggtataaatgttacttttggtAAGACTCAAAAGCTAATATCTCAAAGAG ACATAAAGGGTAAGACTAAAGATGGACTCAATGCTAGATTAGACTTGATTGAAATGAACATACGAG TCATTGTTACTTATATTGAACAGTTAAAAAGAATGTCCAAATTGACGATTGAATCCGCTGTGCAAAAATCTTCTTCTGTTGATAAGATTATAGTTGATCCGACTTCTTTGAGTCCTTTATGTCAAAAGGCATATAAAGTTGCTCaaaaactagaacaaaatctTGTGGTGCACATGTCTCGTGGTATTGTGGGCGACATTGAATATGATGTATATCTTGAGAAGTTGGAGATCATGCGGTTTTTGAATATGGAGACGATGGATATTTCTTGTCTGCAGTTCTTTATAAGGTATAAGTTCTttgctattatttgtttatag